The sequence ctgattaaaatgataccaaacataaggcaggccgtacagcaaagatgcatcaaacacgcaacatgcaacacgtcgcattttgtgtacgaacgtagaataggtatcgcggctgaatacaaacgatgtgtacggacgcagaatcgacacctcgactggatatatgcaacattaaatgcccagaatcgacacctcggctggatatatgaaacattaaataccCAAAATCGACACCCCggtggatatatgcaacgtttggggaaacttccgaaaggccccatcaccccaggacaacgaaacttcggatttatagtaattgagggacgagaaatcgaatgagatcATTTTCAGAACTAGCAAATAAACCGTTcccgagatatacagggtattctaaaagtgcggaaaccccctattgtcttgataagaacgcatttccacgcaaaatgactaacctaaccctaaccctgaccctaaccctaacctaggttaggttagtcattttccgtgaaaatgcgttcttatcgaggtaatagggggtttccgcacttttaaaaTACCCTGTATacctcgagaacggtttatttgccagttctaaAAATGGTCccatcgatttctcgtccctcaattactataaatccgaagtttggttgtcttggggtgatggggcctttcggaagtacacCCCAAcgttaaatgcccagaatcgacacctcggctggatatatgcaacgtctgggtcccaatgtttgttgcatatatccagcttttactgtaatataaGTGATGGATTCTTATTGAAATTCAATAGGAGGCGCTCAAAGTGTTAAAGAACAAGAAatcaataaattcaataaattacagGCCGCTAGTACTGGACAGAGCGGGCGTAAAGTGAGCTTTCCTTACTTCATGGCGTTCAATTCTCTGTTGAATAACATGGAGCTCATCAAACGTATTTATCTAAACGCTACTAACGGCCATAGATACGAGGAGGTTACCAAAGGTATATGTTCACGAataatacagggtgttaaaaaattcccTGAAGACCTCTTCACCGTTGGATAAATCATGAAAAATCGAAGTggaaagttctgtagcatttttcgtgatctatccagcggtgaAGAGCAgccctgtccaagtaggggaattcactcctggaacacatgttttgggtccacttccaacgctgctccttcaagtaagatgggacggttccgactaccgtttctccgtctttcctagcggtggtactgtctcctcggagagatggtagtcggaaacgtcccatcttacttgaaggagcagcgttggaaagGGAAccgaaacatgtgttccaggagtggattcccctactcgGACAGGCCTGCCATAGGGCATAGGGCTTACCTACTTGTATGACCATCCATGGGGCCTACAGTTTAGAGCCTTCCACTACAACTCCCAGCGCCCTTAAGAATtatctacttgtctgaccacctATGGCACAATCCCCAATCTGCTGGTCTGACCACTACAGAGTGATCCTCTagctaggggacacaaaggaacactggcgacaatggaccccttgaccgcaccataaagaggtccgtattgtcacgtgccagcggggacctacccgggACGAGTCGACcctgtgtgtcttcatggtgcggtcaagggattcattgtcgccagttcctttgtgtcccctagcgagaggatcaccctgtataagaCCTACATCCCAGGATCTACAACTAAAACCCCCAGTCCCCACAGGgtaggcctgtccaagtaggggaatccactcctggaacacatgtttcggTTCCctttccaacgctgctccttcaactaagatgggacggttccggctaccatctctccgtctttcctagcggcggtattgtctcctcggagagatggtactcggaaccgtcccatcttacttgaaggagcagcgttggaaggggacccaaaacatatgttccaggagtggattcccctacttggacaggcctggtgTAGAGGTGTTCAGGGAATTTTTGAACACCCTGTAGATGAAATTGTCTAATGAAAAATAAGTGAAACGGTTCGTGgcaatgattttcttttttagaaacGTTCCTTCATTCCGCACAAATGATGTCGCAGATCACTCCACTGGAGGTGGACATTCTTTTTCAACTATGCGACCTGCTCCATCAGACTGGGTGAGTATCTCTGACCTTGAAACGCCAAGCTGTTCTCCTCGACATAGGACTGTTCGATCGAACAGGAAGGTCACGTGGAACCGAGAACAATAATCAAGCTGTGAGCAGAAAAATATTTGCGGTATCAGGGACCGATAATCGAGCGCGATAACTAATCTTCCACGTTGACCTGGTGAACGAGAAGCAAAgcgagaaatgaaaaaaaaaaaaaaatgtcgcaTGAGTAGAGAATGCTATCGTTGCACCAGCCAGCACAcgcatcatcgtcatcatccaAATAATCGAGTGTTCGCATTCTTATCAAAGGAAGATGGAGAGCTCCCCTTCCCGCCCCttcatttgtttttttgtttatatttttttttttttaaatctcctCCTGTGTTTGCTATACCAAAAGAAAACTTTCCATTATTCTTTCCGATCTTCAGCGAGCGCCAACTAAAGTTCCCATCATTGAATATATTTGTTTACGTGTTTACGCTGCCTGGATCAGATCTACAGAAGATGACGAGGCAGATTCGCGGCTTGGGTGCGTCTTTGTATTACAAGAATAATCACCGTGCTATGAATTTGTTATAACGCATACGCTGGCCTCGCGCGAAAGCAATGGGACCTTTTCTCTGAAACGCCGCAGAGCAGAGAATttgggaaataaaaataattcaaagagAATTAACACGTTCAACGCCATAGGGGTCAACGGTGACCGGccctaaataattaaaagaaaacaatagagtaacattattttaagtaatattggtATGGtacaaataaatatgaaaattaattattactattcttagtaGTTTCACTATGGGGCTCAACGTGTTAAGGACTGTGAAGGAAAGAGGGGGAATCACATTCTTTTCTAAATTCCACGTATGCTGTCTTTTGGAAGGAAAATTCCCATTTCTTTTGCCAATGTATTTGTCTGTACATAAACGATAATGCCACTTGTCTCACCTACTTTCTTCAGCATCTATCTTAGGACGATGGTATTTGCAAACATTTGCACACCATGGGCACTAACGATATTTCCATTTGTCCCGTTTTCAATGCTATGACATATTTAAGATTATGCGTGTTAAGGAAACTTTATTGGCAGGATATATTTATAGAATCGCTCGAAGCAGTGCCATCAACGTTATTTGTTATCCTTCATAACAACCACCTCtccacctcttcttcttcttcttcttctatttcttttttttttttcattctgaaTAAGGCAACCGCCTCGCCATTACATAAACCCCTCAAAgtttcttctttaaaaaaaaaaaaaaaaaacaaattgctttttttaaCGTCGCGACAGCAACGACCTACGTATTGAGCACGCATTTTCTCGGGTTTCAGGAAAATTGTATACAATGATCTCGTGGCTATTACACCCGAGCAGTATTTCAAGCAAATAACAAAACGCCTTGCCGAGATAAAGGCGGTGTCGGTAAGTGTGGTGACAAGAAGATTGTTGAAGCCGGTCAGATGGCACCAGATTTAACCTGGGAACAATGTAACAAACAATTACCAGACTGTGTGTCGGATACGTTGTTCAATATAGACAGTATTCTTCTATTTCAGAGACCCGAAGATCGTGGTGTCGTCGTCCAGATACTCGAGAGTGGATACCGATTTGTCCTTGGATCTATCGGAGGAGGTACGTTAGCTGTTTCTCTTATCGACATTAACGATTTTCTCTTTACAGCCAGGCAAATGACTTCGGCTACttgtttgaataaataaatgatatattGTGTCTTGATCCTTGGATGGAGCTACTGAATTGGATGTTGGTCCATGCTTGTGGGGGATGGTTGCACAAGATGCCTCAAAGAAGATGTGCACTATTTCCTTtccatgaattttttaaatataattcttttattGGGTATGCAAAGAAACTGAAAATTGTAAATGTTATTGTGTACATCATTGTTGAGGCAGCTTGTATTTTGGCACAAAGATCAACATCTGGAGCGAGACTCCCTGTGACGAAGGTACAGTTAAAAGTAAACCATTAGACGAATAATGTTTTCTTTAGCGGTTGGCGCCACAGCCGTCTACCCGATTGATCTGGTGAAGACGAGGATGCAGAACCAAAGGACCGGGTCACTTGTCGGCGAGCTGATGTACAGAAACAGCTTTGATTGCTGCAAAAAGGTTGGAATCGAAAAGTCTCGCCATGAAACACTGTCTGCATTGTTAATCATGAAGTTGGTGTCTTGCGTTTGACAGGTTATACGGCATGAAGGTTTCTTCGGTCTTTACAGAGGTTTGATACCTCAGCTGATGGGCGTGGCACCTGAGAAGGCCATCAAGTTGACTGTCAATGATTTTGTCAGAGATAAGTTCATGGATAAGAACGGCAATCTACCTCTTTATGGGGAAATTCTATCTGGTGCTTGTGTAAGTCTCTTCGACTCTAAGGAAAGAAtgtgtaatttattataaaagtaGAATTCTAGTGATATTCAGGAAGGTTATTTGATCTTTTAGGCAGGAGGCTCTCAGGTGATATTCACAAATCCCTTGGAAATAGTTAAAATCCGGCTGCAGGTGGCTGGAGAGATAGCAGGGGGGGCTAAAGTCAGAGCATGGACTGTGGTTAAAGAATTAGGTCTTTTTGGTTTGTATAAAGTGAGTAGTGGCAAGGTGTATCTCAAGCAGGATCAACTAAACCATATTACTACTAATGTCACTTCTGTTTCATTTCAGGGTGCAAGAGCTTGTTTCTTAAGAGACGTTCCATTTAGTGCAATTTATTTCCCAATGTATGCCCACTTGAAGACACGATTAGCAGACGAAGGAGGTTACAACACCCCTCTGTCTCTTCTTGCTTCTGGTGCTATCGCTGGTGTACCTGCAGCAGCGCTGGTCACTCCTGCAGATGTGATAAAAACAAGGCTACAAGTAATATCTCCATCTTCCCTTTCAATTATCTCATTCTTGTATATTCTCTAATTAACGTGTTATATTTTAGGTGGTAGCCAGACAGGGTCAAACAACGTACAACGGTTTACTGGATTGCGCGAAGAAGATCTTCAAGGAAGAAGGTCCCAGGGCATTCTGGAAAGGAGCCACAGGTATAAAATTCAATTCCTATGTTTCATTTGACTATTTCTTTCTTCTATCATATTTGGAGAAATAGAAAGCTCCTAGGGTGtgtgatatttattttaagttCTCACATACAAAAGAAAGTTAGTAATACATTTATGATTTGGTCGATTGCATGGGCTGGGGTCGTACCCTGGCCGCATCTTTCGACCTATTCTTTCTCCCCAATATGACCTGGTGACTTGCTTCTGAGTGAGTACATCTTTATCTCTCTGCCTGCCACATAATAATCCGTGATGTTTCAGTTTACCCTTTGTTCTACGTTTTGTCTCTCATAACGTTGTGTTCCTTTCAATCAAAGAGGTTTTCACTGTTTTTGTTTTAAAACAGACCCTGTTGGTCCGAACAGCATATTACATCGCACGGTTTATCCTCACGTAACTTACATGTTTATTCATTTCTTATTATTTGCAACTAATAGTTGTTCAAACTCTATCGCTAGGACGAAGAGTGTCTCATAGTTTGAATGAAAGATATCATCTTGTCGAATAATTTCATATGTGCACTTCTGGGCATAGATGGTTTAAGAGGTTCAATAAAGCCCTGAATTAAGGTTCGGGCATTCTCTGCTGCCCCCAAGCCCTCAGGGCACAGTTTGGCCCAGCTGTGATTTAAAAGGTGAATGATGGGAGGTGTCTCTATAGCTCTCCTTAATCAACAGAGGCCATCTATGCTCGTGGATGTACAGGTCATAATTAAAATCATAATATTAATTCTTACCAAGAGTGATTAAATGTTGAAATTCAAATCTTTATTCAGACAAAGAACACGAAGTATTGTGTGAAAGTGTTTAAGATCAAACTATTgattttatttactttcttttcCTCTATTTTACAGCCCGAGTATTTAGATCGTCACCCCAGTTTGGCGTGACCCTCTTCACCTACGAGCTTTTGCAGAGGCTCTTCGTGGTCGACTTCGGAGGATCGTAAGTAGTACATTCAAGAtcaatttcatcattttcaatCGTCTTAACAAACTATCTGCTAACCGCACTTTGTCCAAATTATGGTGTGTCTGCGTGTGGGTGGTTTATCATGCAAATCTAATGGGTTGTGTGTCGGTGATCTGaactgtttatttttatattttctcattGACGAACTGTCTTTTTGTTTGTCTTTGACGCATATTAATCGTATACACGTTTATCCATTCCGGTTATAAATATTGTGTGATTAATTTGCatgcaaattaaaaaatgatttggaACCGTTTATTTTCTTGGTAAGTACATCTTGTGCTTTCTCTTCCTTTGTTTTTTGTGTTCAATATTTGTCTTCgatttttcttctcgtttcaaCTCATCCGCCTGTGTGATTTTTTGCAGTAGCTTGCCTCATTTCCTAAATCTGTTCCATTCGGAGACACGGTATCAACACCTTTTGCCTACCtatcaaaaagaaatataattggaATTTATGGTTgtggtatttaaaatattacagTCATTTTTAACTCCTTGGCTGGTAAGGCTTTCTTATCATTCAAGTATTACGTTAAGGGCAGAAGGTGTCAGGGATCCTTTAAGAATTCACCCAGGAGATTGGTCAAATATCATCCGCCAAATCGCTTGCATCCGCATGAGATAGCCTGTTTTTCATTGAAAGAAAGAGAGTATGAGATCACTGAACGTGTGCCTGGTTGTTTCCAGTCGACCCTCCGGGTCCGAGCACAGGGTGCCGGCGACAGGAGTTGCGGAAGAGATCCGTTCGACGAACCCGGACCACATAGGCGGTTACCAAGTAGCGTTACCCATCTTCAACGGTATCGAAACAAAGTTCGGTCTCTATCTACCCAGGTTCCAAACCGGTACACACGAAAAGTAACGCTCGTCGAGTTAGCTTCCGCTAGAAAATTAAGCTTGTAGCGACAGACAACCCCATCGACAGAACTGCGTATCCAGTCGCTGAGTGTACTCAACCGACTGTCCAAGACCAACGAGGTACGAGCTCCACAGAACCTACCGACCTAGCCAAACCTGGTGAAAACTTATTTCAAATCGGGTCTTCAACCGTTATCGTTGAAGCAAACCGAATCTCCCAGGCCCAAGTCCGGGGTAACCCTCTTAGGACACCTGACCTTCGAGGTTCTATAGCGTATCTGAACATTCGACGAATAAATAACAGCATCATCTTCCTGGAAGCAACAGAGAACAGTAGGAGAAATGAAAcatctaaaaaagaaattggGAATTGGAAGGAATCAGACGAGTTCCTTGAAGAAGATGAGGCTCAGATTTTCTGAAGCGAGCATATGGGATAGAGTATCGCTAACGCGCACAACCTCTTCCGGTGACGATCCTCCATCGAGGCCACCGTGATGGAACGACAGAAGAGGAATAGTAACACAGGGTTTAGACAAGTTACACCCGGTGCTGTCCAGGGGGAATCTCTTCTGTAGCTAGAGGCACACAGTCTGCGAATAAAAATTGGATGTATATTTATAATCCTCGTCAGGAGGGAATTCGGGAGGCTCTCCTTATCTCGCGAGGCCTTCTACCGCCTGCTTCTAACTTCATTAATCATTGTACATgatggacagaaatatatgaataGCGGAAAGAAGTGAGGATGCAGGTGTATCGAATAAAGGGTAATTGGATGTTAGAGCCAATCAGAGGCAAGATGCGCAGAATGAGAACTCGTCGTCAGGGGGGTACAATAGGATGTAGCTTAAGTTTTTCTTAGTTAAATTAAGTACAGTGTAGGGGGGAGGAGTGTTTCTCCCTGGGTTTCCTTGAGTAATCCTACAATTTTTCCATGGCTCTCCTAAAGCCATTGATGAGACACTCCTTTCCCCTAACTGCACCTTTAGTCAATGGAAGCCTACGTTGCCCCAAGGTGTACATCCTCTCACGATGAGGACTATAGTACTAAGAGAGAACCCAATGGAACGTGTACATAGTAGGAGGACCACAAAGGGGTCGTGGACAGCACTGAGTCAAGATTGAGACAGGGAACACTTAAagatattattgaatattctcaATAGCCTCTTTAATCTTACGTTTACCGATCTGCGCAAGTGTGGAGCTCGACAAGAAGCAGACGTTAATCTTCTTTGTACACGTAGGAACACCTTTCATTAACGACCCTATTCTGCCTCACCTTTTACACTCGACTTCAATTAGCTTATCAATTATACATTGCTTCTTGCTTCAGCTGAATATTGGCGTGTTCTCCTATTTCTTTAGACACGTAAGGGTGAAAGAAATTGGTCCGAAATTTTGAAGCGTTGCTTTGCCGCTGGCACCTtactttttctactttttatatgcGGTCGAAACTGAAGCTTGTTTGTACGCGGTTCCCCCGAGAGTTTACACTATTTTTGTAGCTTTGTATTCGATGGTAGACAAGCCTCAATTTTTCCATAGAATTTCGCTTCGGAGATTTCCattaaccttttctttttactcTCCTAGTCGCTTTCCAATTCTCTGTCCTTTGGTTCTGTATAGGTACAGTATCGGGTATAGTGAACCTTTCTAGGGTAAATGGCGGTGTACAGTGTCGAGCATCGAGAACCTTCCTAGGGTAAATGGCGGTGTACATTGTCGAGCATGGAGAACTCTCCTAGGGAATTTGTTGCttattaaagaatttttttattcatcaaaaatttgttaatgttatcattgaaaaatgaaattctttaatAGGGAAAAATTAGATTCTTTCGTTGAAATTTAAAGTCAGGTTTTTCGATCATCAAATATGATTTTTCAGTAATTCTGGTGGATTTGATTTCGTACACAGGGTCTGGATTAAGTCTGGggtgtatatttatataaagcGAAGAACGAAGTGGGAGTTTAGGGGTGGGCTGAAAGCCCCTTGGATATCAATTGAACCATCCTGATCATAGTTcgatgtatatacatatgttgcatatgtaaaatatatttaattagcccgtgtacatatatatatgcgACTGGCGAATGCGAACGCTGCATATAACCCGGTTGTGATCGACGTAAAGAATCTGGCCAGTTTAACGTTTCAGTCCATTTAGTAAAATTAAACCTAATCTTTGCTTTTGCGCTAACTGTAGTTCGTTAATCAAAGTCGAACAGCGGGATACCTCGTGGATAAGCGTTCGCATTTTGTTcaaaaaaggaaatatatttaaaaagaaaaaaaatattcagaaaTCCGTCGTGGGCATTCGCAGCTCAATAAACACATTTGGTTTTTATACATAAACACATATACACGATTTTTCTCAATAATTGTTGCACCGATCCTCTATTTCAAGCTCCTGGGCAACTCTGCCCGGGGGGAGGGGCAACTCTGCCCGAGGGGCAACCTCGATTGCCCTTAGGTCCCAGGGCAGCTATACCAGAAGCCAATAAGAAAAgctgtttattttctttttaagacactttatttcgCTCAAGGGCCATCGAGTTGCTCAGGGCCACCGCTCTATTTCATTGTTTAAAGTGTTAGTACGACTCGTCCTTAACTAAACGTTATAAGAATCTGAATTATCTCGCAGGCTGGCTTGTGAtaagtaagaaaaagaaaaattagaacaGGAGGAATTTCAGACACGCATTTTCCAAGGAATTGAATTCAATTTCGTTGATAATAGTAGGGTTAACCTCGGTCTCTTATTTTCaggaattaaaatttcaaatttaattagctCGAGGGTTTCTTCAACCGGCCTAAAGAGAATTACTCGGTTACCGGTATCCGCGGATGAAAAATCAGCGTTTCTGAAGGCAGCCTGTTCTTATAGGGTTAGATTTTATCCTTTCTCAAACGAAGATCGAGATTCCCGCCGAAATATGCAAGGTGTCTCCAAAAATCAGTGGATACTTTCGTGAAACGATGAATGAAAGTCagtgtgaaattaaattttaattatcacatTTCAATTCCCCTTCGAGAATTTCGATCTACGTTCACAGGCACACGGATTATTTCGCCTGTTTACGACCACTCGGTTAGCGGGAGACCTAACGCAGAAGACAATGGCTATGCGATTGCacaaaagaagaaacagaaaaaatataaacataCCAAAACTAAATTAAGGTTAAATCTATTTTATGAAGCACTCTGAACGTGGAAATCTATTACGTGTAATAATAACATCAATCCTTTCGCTGTGACTTGAAAGCAACAGCAGCTATGTACAGTGGGCTCACGTTATATCGCCACGGATGGCGCTGTAGGAGCGGAAAATCTTGCAAGTTTCCATTTGAaaggtgggggggggggggatataGAAGTACATCATCATTGTAAAATATGATGGGGGGGGGGGCATTAGGAGGTCAAATCCCtcgcgtggcaatataacgagagtctgccGTAGTTAACTACACGTATATGTACGGTTTCAAGAGGCTATCGTTTCGGGATTTATATATACGTGATCCTCAGCGAAAGGATTGTTAAGGGAGGGATAGATAAGGGTTAAAATTAAGCTCGTTTCCGTGATCGAACGTCTCATATCCGTTCGGCGCACAGTCGACAGAAGAAATCTGAGAATCTAGGgaaaagaataatattaaaaggataaatataaGGCAGGTATTTCTTGGCCAATTGACGAATCGACGTTCTACTGATCTGTGATCATTGCGTGTCAGATTCTGGACGGCTGAGCCGCGGAAGGCCGATTTAGTTAGACGATTTTCAATTCGAATTCTTACGAACTACTCTCGGTCGTAATAATCTTTGATAAACTTAGTTTTACCTCATTGCGAATTGTAaagatatatattatatataattgtaaatcaaaagaaaaacaGACAAAAAAAGATATGAAAGAAAATACCTAATTGTGAATAACACCTAAGTTGTTGtgcatatattttaaaataagaataaatattatttaagagATTCATCTCGGTCGTCTCTTTGGGAAAAATTGATCGTGAAATTTCTTCGCGAACCcaatcctatttttttttttttaatctctcTAAAGAGAGATTGTgtgtttaacaaattttctgCAGAGTCCTGGAACTCGGTGTAACATAGAAACACACCATAAGTTTGGACGTTAAAGAGATTCCTGTTCCGGCAACAGGATGCAGGAAGCAACTCGCGCTTATAAAGATTGCATGGGGCCACGTTTATGGGGGAAAACAACACGTTGGATATAATGCTTGGAATATTTTAGTATTCGCTTAAACGACCCGGTATTGGATGTTTTATGGGACCTTTATTATCCCACGGTGTCCCGAAATGTTGTAAAAATCCTGGTGCCTTGGACATGTGAATTTGAAATTACCTTCATAGACGAAAATTTCAACAATCGGTTCAGTTACTTTTTATTTGTTGTCGGGTGAAATGTTtgttaactttttattttttcatttttaatcaaaatcTGATTAGAGCCTTCACTGATACTCCAATATCCCCGAATCCCGTGAAAATTGGGGATCGATTTCGCtttccaattaattttgtttaacaCGTTCAACGAGGTTTTGTAACGCGGCTTATCGGATCTCGGTTTAACGAGTTTCCTCCGTTACAGCCGGTGTACATGATAATCTACGAGCAACCTAATTAACTTCCTAAAACGTTCGctattttttccttcttcgaacGCGATTAGAACCTAATTGTTACGGACTAGAAACAATGaactatattttaaataatatccaACGATCAGACACGACGCAGTGTTCGCTTTCTTCAACTTTTATCCTTCAAAGTCACGTTATCAACACGATCGTTCCATTTTTCCTACTGTCCTATCGCCCATATGGACAGAGGGCACCCAGGTGGTAGTAATTTTGTCCAGCTGTAAAAGAGAAATATTTAGACTTATGCGAAGTTTGAAGATGAAGAGAAGAAGTGGAGTAGAAGGGTTGAAAAACACGTTGACCGATGGGTAACAATTTTGATACTAAAAAGAGGGTGAAAAGCCCCCTAGTTTTTAGTAGGCTAGCTATGTCACTGTTTGGGGCATTTGTCCTTCATTGCTGCCCTCTACTTTGAGTAATGGGGGCTGCTCTTGCCCTTCAGTTTGTGCCCATATGCATTGGGGGTGCCCTTGCCCTTTTCTTTGCTCATATGTCTTGGGGGCTGCCCTTGCCGTATACTTTGCTCATGTGCCTTGGGAGCTGCTCTTGCCCTCCACTTGGAGCCCATACGCAGTAGGGACTGCCCTTGTCCTCCACTTTGCGGCTATATGCAGTGGGGATTGCCCTTTCCCTCTATTTTGCCCATATGCCTTGAGGGCTACTCTTGCTCCCACACCACTCATCGTTACCTTCATCAGTCATCGCATTAAGAAACACAGAGTGAAATAAATGAGAGGATTGTTTCATGAGAAGAAGATCCCCAACAAAGACTTACTCCAGTTCAGGGGTTATCATTGTTTGAAACTTACAGCAAAGTCCGGCGTATCGATTCGAATAAACCATCCCGTAGCTGCCGCAAGCAGGCTGGCCTGATTGATAGGGTTGAAAGCCTAGCACGTTGCCACTGCGATGCG comes from Osmia lignaria lignaria isolate PbOS001 chromosome 8, iyOsmLign1, whole genome shotgun sequence and encodes:
- the aralar1 gene encoding calcium-binding mitochondrial carrier protein Aralar1 isoform X3; translated protein: MVHVCDTRSNPHPTVTGSGYLKRANTERLHEIFNQYASQKKNGERFMTPSDFVRSYLGLFTNPDYNSDSVNLLAGIVDTSKDGLISFPEFQAFEGLLCVPDALYKTAFQLFDTNGNGMVAFDEFVEVMLKTELHQRMPFDMESSLIKLYFGKDKKRLINYAEFSQFLHDFHEEYATEAFKKFDKDCQGFISALDFQDIMISIKSHLLTKDVRDNLVAAASTGQSGRKVSFPYFMAFNSLLNNMELIKRIYLNATNGHRYEEVTKETFLHSAQMMSQITPLEVDILFQLCDLLHQTGSTEDDEADSRLGKIVYNDLVAITPEQYFKQITKRLAEIKAVSRPEDRGVVVQILESGYRFVLGSIGGAVGATAVYPIDLVKTRMQNQRTGSLVGELMYRNSFDCCKKVIRHEGFFGLYRGLIPQLMGVAPEKAIKLTVNDFVRDKFMDKNGNLPLYGEILSGACAGGSQVIFTNPLEIVKIRLQVAGEIAGGAKVRAWTVVKELGLFGLYKGARACFLRDVPFSAIYFPMYAHLKTRLADEGGYNTPLSLLASGAIAGVPAAALVTPADVIKTRLQVVARQGQTTYNGLLDCAKKIFKEEGPRAFWKGATVFRSSPQFGVTLFTYELLQRLFVVDFGGSRPSGSEHRVPATGVAEEIRSTNPDHIGGYQVALPIFNGIETKFGLYLPRFQTGTHEK
- the aralar1 gene encoding calcium-binding mitochondrial carrier protein Aralar1 isoform X1 encodes the protein MVHVCDTRSNPHPTVTGSGYLKRANTERLHEIFNQYASQKKNGERFMTPSDFVRSYLGLFTNPDYNSDSVNLLAGIVDTSKDGLISFPEFQAFEGLLCVPDALYKTAFQLFDTNGNGMVAFDEFVEVMLKTELHQRMPFDMESSLIKLYFGKDKKRLINYAEFSQFLHDFHEEYATEAFKKFDKDCQGFISALDFQDIMISIKSHLLTKDVRDNLVAAASTGQSGRKVSFPYFMAFNSLLNNMELIKRIYLNATNGHRYEEVTKETFLHSAQMMSQITPLEVDILFQLCDLLHQTGSTEDDEADSRLGKIVYNDLVAITPEQYFKQITKRLAEIKAVSRPEDRGVVVQILESGYRFVLGSIGGAVGATAVYPIDLVKTRMQNQRTGSLVGELMYRNSFDCCKKVIRHEGFFGLYRGLIPQLMGVAPEKAIKLTVNDFVRDKFMDKNGNLPLYGEILSGACAGGSQVIFTNPLEIVKIRLQVAGEIAGGAKVRAWTVVKELGLFGLYKGARACFLRDVPFSAIYFPMYAHLKTRLADEGGYNTPLSLLASGAIAGVPAAALVTPADVIKTRLQVVARQGQTTYNGLLDCAKKIFKEEGPRAFWKGATARVFRSSPQFGVTLFTYELLQRLFVVDFGGSRPSGSEHRVPATGVAEEIRSTNPDHIGGYQVALPIFNGIETKFGLYLPRFQTGTHEK
- the aralar1 gene encoding calcium-binding mitochondrial carrier protein Aralar1 isoform X2, translating into MLMDSLLVQASCQEGSGYLKRANTERLHEIFNQYASQKKNGERFMTPSDFVRSYLGLFTNPDYNSDSVNLLAGIVDTSKDGLISFPEFQAFEGLLCVPDALYKTAFQLFDTNGNGMVAFDEFVEVMLKTELHQRMPFDMESSLIKLYFGKDKKRLINYAEFSQFLHDFHEEYATEAFKKFDKDCQGFISALDFQDIMISIKSHLLTKDVRDNLVAAASTGQSGRKVSFPYFMAFNSLLNNMELIKRIYLNATNGHRYEEVTKETFLHSAQMMSQITPLEVDILFQLCDLLHQTGSTEDDEADSRLGKIVYNDLVAITPEQYFKQITKRLAEIKAVSRPEDRGVVVQILESGYRFVLGSIGGAVGATAVYPIDLVKTRMQNQRTGSLVGELMYRNSFDCCKKVIRHEGFFGLYRGLIPQLMGVAPEKAIKLTVNDFVRDKFMDKNGNLPLYGEILSGACAGGSQVIFTNPLEIVKIRLQVAGEIAGGAKVRAWTVVKELGLFGLYKGARACFLRDVPFSAIYFPMYAHLKTRLADEGGYNTPLSLLASGAIAGVPAAALVTPADVIKTRLQVVARQGQTTYNGLLDCAKKIFKEEGPRAFWKGATARVFRSSPQFGVTLFTYELLQRLFVVDFGGSRPSGSEHRVPATGVAEEIRSTNPDHIGGYQVALPIFNGIETKFGLYLPRFQTGTHEK